The Thermoflavifilum sp. genome contains a region encoding:
- a CDS encoding SusD/RagB family nutrient-binding outer membrane lipoprotein encodes MKRLSFISILTAVLILSSVTSCKKYIDINISPNSPLNVSPDVVLTAAEVNLGYAVGGADVALITGIFDKEVVGSDRQFFAYQSYIFVADNFSNIWGTMYESVMNNLYQLIQLSQANNNKYYDGIAKVLMAYSIGTTTDLWGDVPYSQAFQGDANLKPAYDKQQDIYTAIFKLLDDAITDFNTPAAQAGAKPGKDDVIYQGNISKWIKFANSLRLRYLIHTVKVDNTAVQKVLNALNPAGGLFSSNADDAKVPFLNDESRANPLYQFEEQRSGYTNYHSYFSDQLISLQDPRVRAYLDTTNYSSGVAHLGPLLGSISSPVTLMSYAELQFIIAEAYTRAGDYVNGATYFQNGVSASIMNAGGSSTDVNNYFLNNVGDDRVNYTTSSNKLMTVMMQKYFALYLQYEAFSDWRRTGYPNLTPNTGTQIPRRYLYPQTELSYNQQNVPTGTTLFTKVWWDQ; translated from the coding sequence ATGAAACGCTTATCTTTCATCAGCATACTTACCGCAGTTCTCATCCTGAGTTCTGTAACTTCCTGCAAGAAGTATATCGATATCAATATCAGTCCTAATTCGCCACTGAATGTAAGTCCCGATGTGGTACTCACAGCAGCTGAAGTAAATTTAGGATATGCAGTAGGTGGAGCAGATGTTGCACTCATTACGGGTATCTTCGATAAAGAAGTGGTGGGTAGTGATCGTCAGTTCTTTGCTTATCAGAGTTATATTTTCGTTGCAGATAATTTCTCCAATATCTGGGGAACGATGTATGAATCGGTGATGAATAATTTATATCAGCTTATCCAGCTTTCACAGGCAAACAATAACAAGTATTATGATGGTATCGCTAAAGTATTGATGGCTTATTCCATTGGCACCACCACCGATTTATGGGGTGATGTTCCCTATTCACAAGCTTTTCAGGGAGATGCGAATTTAAAGCCCGCTTATGATAAGCAGCAGGATATTTACACCGCTATCTTTAAATTACTGGATGACGCAATTACAGATTTCAATACACCAGCTGCTCAGGCGGGAGCTAAACCAGGCAAGGATGATGTGATTTATCAGGGTAACATCAGCAAATGGATCAAGTTTGCGAATAGTTTACGCTTGCGTTATTTAATTCACACCGTGAAGGTTGATAATACGGCAGTGCAGAAGGTATTAAATGCCTTAAATCCAGCTGGTGGCTTATTCAGCAGCAATGCCGATGATGCTAAGGTGCCTTTCCTGAATGATGAATCCCGTGCGAATCCATTATATCAATTTGAAGAACAGCGTTCGGGTTATACCAATTATCATTCTTATTTTTCCGATCAGCTTATATCATTGCAGGATCCCCGGGTAAGGGCTTACCTGGATACGACCAACTATAGCAGCGGGGTAGCCCATCTGGGTCCATTGTTGGGATCCATTAGTTCACCTGTAACGTTGATGAGTTATGCTGAACTCCAATTTATCATTGCTGAAGCTTATACGCGTGCAGGTGATTATGTAAACGGTGCTACTTATTTTCAGAATGGTGTCTCTGCATCGATTATGAATGCAGGAGGAAGTTCAACAGATGTAAATAATTATTTCTTGAATAATGTCGGAGACGATCGTGTCAATTATACAACATCTTCCAACAAGCTTATGACGGTGATGATGCAGAAATATTTTGCATTGTATTTGCAATATGAAGCATTTTCCGATTGGCGTCGTACCGGTTATCCGAATCTCACGCCTAATACCGGCACACAGATTCCCCGTCGTTATCTCTATCCACAGACTGAGCTTTCTTACAATCAGCAAAATGTACCTACGGGTACCACGCTATTCACCAAAGTATGGTGGGATCAATAA
- a CDS encoding SusC/RagA family TonB-linked outer membrane protein yields MKKALLFLTTLLFSAVWAFGQQRTITGKVVDQNGNPIPYATVQIQGTNQGTTTDQQGNFSLEVPAGATLRVSYVGYTPRLVAVGDQSQLTIQLAGSATQLNELVVTALGIQREKRALGYSVQDVTSEQLTVNHPTNPLNELSGKVSGLQIISASGTPGSAVRVQLRGATSILGDNQPLFVVDGIPVDNSENRTANDAGGTAGVGEANRLLDLNPDDIESITVLKGPAASALYGSQASNGAIIITTKRGGPLGRKTFHVTYNLAFNDDQVNKLPDRQNKFAQGIFGTYLGPDNPSGLKAYSFGPLMDTMVYDGDHTYLWDSHGRLVPKSQNPNGQKAIVYDPYKFFQHGVGLVHNLAFSGSDRDISYRVSLSHSDQSGVIPLSKFKKSSISINTDYRFTPQFSISSAINYVYDFANRPQQGSNLNGVMLGLLRTPPSFDNSAGVTDPTDPRAYMLQDGSGRQRSYRGTGGYDNPYWTVNMNPFTDKTNRIFGNVSANYMPFKWLTVTERFGGDYYIENQHQIYSKGSSGANAAGAVFEDQVTSQIINHDFFATAHKQFGKDWDLSLMLGNNIFQNTYKRIHVQGTGLNFNQFQGINNTQSQTLSLGSSEVRRYAFYSRFSGAYKDYVYLDLTGRLETSSTLPINNNTYFYPSANLSFIFTQALKMNSSVLSFGKIRASFAQVGKDLDPYSLQTYWVRASAGDGWTNGIVFPFGSLTGFQKSTVLGNSKLKAEKTSEYELGTELHFFGDRIYVDYTFYHYRSTNLLNQVSIANSTGYGAVYLNAADMENYGHEVTLNLIPLKFKDFTWNLTVNWATNQNKVLKLGPGIDRLDFNGFAGIFVSALVGKPYGVIYGTGYVHQIPGDVKSPLVIYDQGTPGDGQYGLPIISNDLEYLGNTNPKWTGSLGNTFTWKGISLYVLFEARQKYQMWNGTWGAMTNFGVSKNTENRYTQYVFPGVTGHYDNNGNLVIDGKTNNISVKLDENYYTGVGSGFAVNEPFVQDASWVRLREISIGYTFQGNKLFKQAHPPFESITVSLVGRNLWLHTKYTGVDPETSLFGSQVAQGFDYFNNPGVKTYGFNLNFRF; encoded by the coding sequence ATGAAGAAAGCGTTACTCTTTCTCACTACGCTGCTTTTCAGCGCTGTGTGGGCCTTCGGACAACAACGCACCATCACCGGCAAGGTGGTCGATCAAAACGGGAATCCCATTCCTTACGCCACCGTGCAGATTCAGGGAACCAATCAGGGAACGACTACTGACCAGCAAGGAAATTTTTCATTAGAAGTGCCTGCTGGTGCTACATTGCGTGTCTCGTATGTGGGTTATACGCCGAGGTTGGTTGCTGTTGGAGATCAATCTCAACTTACCATTCAGCTGGCGGGAAGTGCGACCCAGTTGAATGAATTGGTGGTCACTGCATTAGGTATTCAACGTGAAAAAAGGGCGTTAGGTTATAGCGTCCAGGATGTAACCAGTGAACAGCTTACAGTTAATCATCCCACCAATCCCTTGAATGAGCTTTCCGGAAAGGTTTCCGGGCTGCAGATCATCAGTGCATCAGGAACACCGGGAAGTGCAGTAAGGGTGCAGCTTCGTGGGGCAACTTCCATTTTAGGAGACAACCAGCCGCTGTTCGTTGTTGACGGTATACCGGTAGATAACTCCGAAAATCGAACAGCAAATGATGCTGGAGGTACTGCTGGTGTAGGAGAAGCCAACCGTTTGCTGGATTTAAATCCCGATGATATTGAAAGCATAACTGTACTGAAAGGCCCGGCGGCTTCGGCGCTTTATGGTAGCCAGGCATCAAATGGTGCCATTATTATCACTACAAAAAGGGGTGGTCCATTGGGCCGGAAAACTTTTCATGTTACTTATAACCTGGCATTCAATGATGATCAGGTAAATAAATTGCCGGACCGGCAGAATAAATTCGCTCAGGGCATCTTTGGTACCTATCTGGGTCCCGACAATCCGAGCGGATTGAAAGCTTATTCTTTCGGTCCGCTGATGGATACCATGGTATATGATGGGGATCATACCTATCTATGGGATTCACATGGCCGACTCGTACCGAAAAGTCAAAATCCCAACGGGCAAAAAGCCATTGTATATGATCCATACAAATTTTTCCAGCATGGCGTGGGACTGGTTCACAATCTTGCTTTCTCGGGTTCTGACCGGGATATATCGTACAGGGTATCACTATCCCATTCTGATCAGAGTGGGGTGATTCCTTTATCAAAATTCAAGAAGTCGAGCATTTCCATTAATACGGATTACCGGTTTACACCGCAATTCTCCATCAGCAGTGCAATAAATTACGTTTATGATTTTGCAAACAGGCCACAACAGGGAAGTAATCTAAACGGGGTGATGTTAGGATTATTACGTACACCACCCAGCTTTGATAATTCAGCCGGTGTAACAGACCCAACCGACCCAAGAGCATATATGTTACAGGATGGCTCGGGACGTCAGAGAAGTTATAGGGGTACAGGAGGTTACGATAATCCTTACTGGACCGTGAACATGAACCCGTTTACCGACAAAACGAATCGCATTTTTGGAAATGTCTCGGCGAATTATATGCCCTTTAAATGGTTAACCGTTACGGAGCGGTTTGGTGGCGATTACTACATCGAGAATCAGCATCAAATTTATTCAAAAGGTTCCTCGGGTGCGAATGCTGCAGGAGCAGTATTTGAAGATCAGGTAACCAGTCAAATCATCAATCACGATTTTTTTGCCACTGCGCATAAACAATTTGGAAAGGATTGGGACCTGTCGCTGATGCTCGGGAACAATATCTTTCAGAATACCTATAAACGTATTCATGTACAGGGGACTGGCTTAAACTTCAACCAGTTCCAGGGAATTAATAATACCCAGAGTCAGACTTTGAGCTTGGGTTCTTCGGAGGTTCGGCGTTATGCATTTTATTCCCGGTTCTCAGGCGCTTATAAAGATTATGTATATCTGGACTTAACGGGCAGATTGGAAACTTCTTCCACCTTGCCCATAAACAACAATACCTATTTTTACCCATCTGCGAATTTGAGCTTCATTTTCACTCAGGCATTGAAGATGAATAGCTCGGTACTTTCGTTTGGCAAGATCCGGGCATCTTTTGCTCAGGTAGGTAAAGATCTGGATCCGTATAGCCTGCAAACTTACTGGGTGAGGGCTTCTGCAGGCGATGGCTGGACGAATGGCATTGTTTTTCCCTTTGGGAGTCTGACCGGATTTCAAAAAAGCACTGTGCTTGGAAACAGCAAATTAAAAGCTGAAAAAACCTCGGAATACGAACTGGGCACGGAATTGCATTTCTTTGGCGATCGCATTTATGTAGATTATACCTTTTATCATTATCGCAGTACCAACTTGCTTAACCAGGTATCCATCGCTAACTCCACGGGTTATGGTGCAGTATATTTAAATGCAGCTGATATGGAAAATTATGGTCACGAAGTGACTTTGAATCTCATACCCCTCAAGTTCAAAGATTTTACCTGGAATTTGACCGTGAATTGGGCCACCAATCAGAATAAAGTATTGAAATTAGGGCCCGGCATCGATCGGCTTGACTTCAATGGATTTGCGGGCATTTTTGTTTCGGCCCTGGTGGGTAAGCCTTATGGAGTAATTTATGGTACGGGGTATGTGCATCAGATTCCGGGTGATGTGAAAAGCCCGCTCGTTATTTATGATCAGGGTACGCCCGGTGATGGACAATATGGATTGCCTATTATTTCAAATGACCTGGAGTATTTAGGCAATACCAATCCTAAATGGACCGGCAGCTTAGGCAATACATTTACCTGGAAAGGAATCAGCCTGTACGTGCTTTTTGAAGCCAGGCAGAAATATCAGATGTGGAATGGTACCTGGGGAGCCATGACGAATTTCGGCGTAAGCAAAAACACGGAAAACCGCTATACCCAATATGTCTTTCCAGGTGTAACAGGCCATTATGACAACAATGGCAATCTGGTAATTGATGGTAAGACGAATAATATATCCGTAAAACTCGACGAAAATTATTACACAGGTGTGGGAAGTGGTTTTGCGGTCAATGAGCCTTTCGTACAGGATGCGTCCTGGGTAAGACTCAGGGAAATCTCGATAGGTTATACATTCCAGGGGAATAAATTGTTCAAACAGGCACATCCACCCTTTGAATCGATTACCGTATCGCTGGTAGGTCGTAACCTGTGGTTGCATACGAAATACACGGGTGTGGATCCTGAAACCAGCTTGTTTGGATCGCAGGTGGCGCAGGGATTTGATTATTTCAATAATCCCGGCGTTAAGACTTATGGGTTTAACCTGAATTTCAGATTCTAA
- a CDS encoding RagB/SusD family nutrient uptake outer membrane protein — protein MKKYFIHICFLSVGLLFSTSCSKEFLNRVPYDSAPKTSSLNSASDLLTALNGMYSGMKSVNLFGRTIPILGDLLGGNIYISTKNSGRYIPYNTLTYTVADGDASGLWIDAYSVILRANNIINANVPSSPDVDNIKGQAKAVRALMYFILVTHFAQPYVVNPSGQGVPLVLQYDLFLKPARDKISDVYNQILKDLTDGYNTMNALNSNSSYMNKWAARALQAKVYLYMGDYNNAAIAAQDVVSNSGYKMVTNAAYLGYWANPNPRNDKLETLFEVSFDQVYNLATNSLAFFYDQTGYGDALCTPELYALYTPTDVRRQLIIKGSPVRGANALVVNKYPNKPSNNDDDTKVIRFTDVILILAEANARTGNDAAALSWLNMVATDRDPSFAGYTDTGAALINDILTERRKELAFEGDYYYTNFYRLNLDITNRSNAFPASARQFLASNPRRILPIPQGEMDNNPNIQQNPGY, from the coding sequence ATGAAAAAATATTTCATTCATATATGCTTTTTATCGGTAGGGCTTTTATTCAGCACATCCTGCTCCAAGGAGTTCCTCAACCGGGTGCCTTACGATTCGGCACCGAAAACTTCATCACTCAATTCAGCCAGTGATCTCCTCACCGCATTAAATGGGATGTACTCGGGGATGAAAAGTGTCAACCTCTTTGGCCGCACCATTCCGATCCTGGGCGATTTGCTGGGAGGAAACATTTATATCAGTACCAAAAATTCGGGCCGTTATATTCCGTATAATACTTTGACCTATACCGTGGCCGATGGAGATGCTTCCGGATTGTGGATTGATGCATACAGTGTTATTCTCCGGGCCAATAATATCATCAACGCTAACGTGCCTTCCTCGCCAGATGTAGATAATATTAAAGGGCAGGCCAAGGCCGTACGGGCATTGATGTATTTCATACTGGTTACGCATTTTGCTCAGCCTTATGTGGTGAATCCATCGGGTCAGGGAGTTCCCCTGGTCTTGCAATATGATCTGTTCCTGAAACCGGCAAGGGATAAAATCAGTGATGTATATAACCAGATTCTCAAGGACCTGACTGATGGTTATAATACCATGAATGCACTCAACAGCAATTCATCGTATATGAATAAATGGGCCGCCCGGGCCTTACAGGCCAAGGTATATCTCTACATGGGTGATTACAATAACGCAGCTATAGCAGCACAGGATGTGGTAAGCAATAGTGGATATAAGATGGTAACCAATGCTGCATATCTCGGCTACTGGGCTAACCCCAATCCCCGTAACGACAAGTTAGAAACCCTTTTCGAAGTGAGCTTTGACCAGGTATATAACCTGGCCACCAACTCCTTAGCCTTTTTCTATGATCAAACCGGCTATGGCGATGCCCTTTGCACACCAGAACTTTATGCGCTATATACGCCAACGGATGTGCGCAGGCAATTGATCATCAAAGGAAGCCCGGTGAGAGGTGCCAACGCCCTGGTGGTGAATAAATATCCCAACAAGCCAAGCAATAATGATGATGATACCAAAGTGATTCGTTTTACGGATGTGATCTTGATTCTGGCGGAAGCTAACGCCCGGACCGGAAATGATGCCGCTGCGCTGAGCTGGCTGAATATGGTGGCTACAGATAGGGATCCATCCTTCGCGGGCTATACCGACACGGGCGCAGCCCTGATTAACGATATCCTGACGGAACGCCGCAAAGAACTGGCTTTTGAAGGAGATTATTATTACACGAACTTTTATCGCCTAAATCTGGATATCACCAACCGGAGTAATGCATTCCCGGCCAGCGCCCGCCAGTTCCTGGCCAGTAACCCACGCAGGATATTGCCTATTCCACAGGGAGAAATGGATAACAATCCGAATATCCAGCAAAATCCAGGATATTGA
- a CDS encoding TonB-dependent receptor, producing MKRKMFYPLLFLLSLPLWGLAQTRVITGRVVDQEKGNALPGVTVRVTGANTGTQTGLDGSFRLEVPEGARSLQFSFVGYNPQEVSIVAGRNNITVTLTPNPKQLNEVVVVGYGQQNQKELTGSLTQVSGRQVENVPVASIDANLQGKVPGLQAVATNGQPGAAVDIRIRGIGSFNAGAGPLWVIDGVPVNSGDLSRNTPTSNALSGLNPNDIESITVLKDAASASIYGSRAANGVILITTKKGKAGKTNIKFDGQYGWNTIALSNTAKPLNTHEFFTLTKEGLINAGIANDDATATAIFLGNWGDTTTNTNWLDVVTRTGHQQQYNLSASGGSERTTFYISGGYFQQQAATIGSDLTRYSSDFNLSNRVSDRISFSINTNVSDVDQHGPYAGGAFRNPLLAAYFLLPNAKATDSNGIPDTSAANLITGLYNPLAINAFDRNDYNALKILSNFSGDYNILKNLRYTMRFGIEYDNIREMQYWNPFYGDGKNYQGYGSQNITNILNWVWTNTLNYRHYFNPSTYFNILVGYESQLNQFKVTDLQNRIFPYNLNLYVLAVAAKPTTASNNGSDFSIASAFSRAEFNYHNRYILSGSFRRDGSSRFGANNRYGNFYSIGAAWNVDQEKFLQQSSLASFISTLKLRASYGENGNAAIGNYLWRELYAFNSGFSYNQLGGGAPSTPGNPNLTWEKNKPLDIGINLGLWSNRLNIDFDWYNRKTTALLFNVPVSYTTGFSSYPDNIGSLQNRGIELTVDATPIQRVVSWDIGFNLSLNKNKILTLPNHQPFVNGTFYEKEGYDIQTWYVRQYAGVDPQTGNAQWYYDPVNFKDSLTTSYSRAQRVMYGSASPKGFGSVYTTLSYKGFKLYALVYYQWGNYVRDVWARYTQGDGFGAFFNKTKKELQRWQKPGDKTDVPKYVYNNPTSSYEFSTRFLYKGDYVRLRELQLSYDFNPRLLQKMYMNSLTLYVRGENLLTWVKDKNLVYDPDAAGVTGQLNLTVPTIKTFTAGITIGF from the coding sequence ATGAAAAGAAAAATGTTTTACCCCCTGCTCTTTTTACTGAGTCTTCCCTTATGGGGTCTGGCACAAACCCGGGTGATTACCGGTAGGGTGGTTGACCAGGAAAAAGGCAATGCTTTACCCGGTGTAACCGTAAGGGTAACAGGTGCAAATACCGGTACCCAGACCGGTCTGGATGGTTCTTTCCGGCTGGAAGTTCCAGAAGGCGCCCGATCGCTACAATTCAGTTTTGTGGGATACAATCCCCAAGAAGTGAGTATTGTAGCCGGGCGAAACAACATTACTGTAACACTAACGCCCAACCCGAAGCAACTGAATGAAGTCGTGGTTGTGGGTTATGGTCAACAGAACCAGAAAGAGTTGACTGGTTCGTTAACGCAGGTAAGTGGTCGGCAGGTGGAGAATGTCCCCGTGGCTTCTATTGATGCCAATTTGCAGGGTAAAGTACCGGGGCTTCAGGCTGTGGCCACAAATGGTCAACCCGGGGCGGCTGTGGATATCCGCATTCGGGGCATCGGTTCTTTCAATGCAGGCGCGGGCCCTCTCTGGGTCATCGATGGCGTGCCGGTAAATTCGGGCGATCTCTCCCGCAATACACCCACGTCGAATGCTTTATCTGGTTTAAATCCGAATGATATTGAAAGCATCACGGTGCTGAAAGATGCTGCCTCTGCATCCATTTATGGATCCCGGGCAGCGAATGGGGTGATTTTGATCACCACCAAAAAAGGGAAAGCGGGCAAGACCAATATCAAATTTGACGGCCAATACGGCTGGAACACCATTGCCCTCTCCAATACCGCCAAGCCCCTCAACACGCATGAATTTTTTACCCTGACCAAGGAAGGGCTTATCAATGCTGGTATTGCTAATGATGACGCCACTGCAACTGCGATTTTTTTGGGCAACTGGGGCGATACCACTACGAATACCAACTGGCTGGATGTGGTTACCCGAACCGGCCACCAGCAACAGTATAACCTATCGGCCAGTGGGGGTAGCGAGCGTACCACATTTTATATCTCAGGCGGATATTTTCAGCAACAAGCCGCTACCATAGGCTCAGATCTTACCCGCTACTCTTCAGATTTTAACCTATCCAATCGGGTGAGCGACCGGATCAGCTTCAGCATCAACACTAATGTATCGGACGTGGATCAACACGGGCCCTATGCAGGAGGAGCTTTTCGGAACCCTTTGCTTGCTGCTTATTTTCTGTTGCCCAATGCCAAGGCTACCGATAGTAACGGCATACCCGATACTTCTGCCGCAAATCTTATCACTGGACTCTATAACCCCCTTGCGATCAATGCATTTGACCGGAACGACTATAATGCCCTGAAAATCTTAAGCAATTTCAGTGGCGATTATAACATACTCAAGAATCTCCGCTATACTATGCGATTCGGAATTGAATACGATAATATCCGGGAAATGCAGTACTGGAACCCTTTTTACGGTGATGGAAAAAATTATCAGGGCTATGGATCGCAAAACATCACCAACATTCTCAACTGGGTATGGACCAATACTTTGAACTATCGGCATTATTTTAACCCGAGTACCTATTTCAACATCCTGGTGGGTTATGAATCGCAGCTCAATCAGTTTAAAGTTACCGACCTGCAAAATCGCATTTTCCCCTATAACCTGAATTTATACGTATTAGCCGTAGCAGCCAAGCCCACCACGGCCAGCAACAATGGATCTGATTTTTCTATTGCATCGGCATTCTCAAGAGCTGAATTTAATTACCACAACCGATACATCCTTTCGGGCTCATTCCGTAGAGATGGCTCTTCAAGATTTGGTGCGAATAATCGGTATGGGAATTTCTATTCAATAGGCGCCGCCTGGAATGTGGATCAGGAAAAGTTCTTACAGCAAAGCAGCCTGGCCAGCTTCATCAGTACCTTGAAATTGCGGGCATCATATGGTGAAAATGGAAATGCCGCGATTGGTAATTACCTCTGGAGAGAATTGTATGCCTTTAATTCCGGTTTTTCTTACAATCAGTTAGGAGGTGGTGCACCCAGTACGCCCGGCAATCCCAACCTCACCTGGGAAAAGAATAAGCCCCTGGATATCGGTATCAACCTTGGATTGTGGTCCAATCGTTTGAATATTGATTTTGACTGGTACAATCGGAAAACCACAGCACTCTTATTCAATGTGCCGGTATCTTATACAACAGGATTCAGTTCCTATCCCGATAACATTGGTTCTTTGCAAAACAGGGGCATTGAGCTCACCGTTGATGCCACACCCATCCAGCGGGTCGTGTCCTGGGATATAGGATTCAACTTATCATTAAACAAAAATAAAATCCTTACCCTGCCCAATCATCAGCCATTTGTGAATGGTACATTCTATGAAAAAGAGGGTTATGATATCCAGACCTGGTATGTACGTCAGTATGCCGGTGTGGATCCACAAACCGGGAATGCCCAATGGTATTATGATCCCGTGAATTTCAAAGATTCTTTAACCACAAGCTATTCCAGAGCACAACGGGTGATGTATGGCAGTGCATCGCCTAAAGGATTTGGTAGTGTTTATACTACCCTCTCCTATAAAGGCTTTAAGCTGTATGCACTCGTATATTATCAATGGGGAAATTATGTACGCGATGTTTGGGCGCGCTATACCCAGGGAGATGGATTTGGTGCGTTTTTCAATAAAACCAAAAAAGAATTGCAACGCTGGCAAAAACCTGGCGATAAAACGGATGTACCCAAATACGTGTATAACAACCCCACCAGTTCTTATGAATTTTCTACACGCTTCCTCTACAAGGGCGATTATGTGCGGCTTCGTGAATTGCAGTTGAGCTATGATTTCAATCCACGGCTGCTTCAGAAAATGTATATGAACAGCCTCACCCTGTATGTAAGAGGAGAAAATTTATTGACCTGGGTGAAAGATAAAAATCTGGTTTATGATCCCGATGCAGCGGGTGTTACCGGGCAGCTTAATTTAACCGTGCCCACGATTAAAACATTTACTGCGGGTATCACTATTGGATTCTAA
- a CDS encoding helix-hairpin-helix domain-containing protein, protein MHALLSAVVLSMAILCPVARAWAQQSGDDLPTILESLDDEQLGADETNEHVEEWASELQFYLQHPLDLNEVTAEQLSVFPFLNPLQVQAFLSYRKLLGPLSSVYELQAIPGWDVTTIHKLLPFVRVAGQSPQSLGLSQKPAFQGLTRYQRVFPRSWGYIKSTGSRYMGAPDAWLIKVQGRGERYRAGLMAEKDAGEPLFRSFNTRGFDHYGAYLEIKGRGIGQQVLLGDYEVNLGQGLISWQSFSLSHSAYSLQMEKSASALRPHSGTAEYGYYRGIAFHLREGRWQQVAFVSLTSPGAYWDSTDGHRIITSWDQTGYHRTLTESTHRRVAQLFATGGRIGYDFPSGHLALNGVYHRLTVPVLRSQQTYNQYAFAGDVLYNVSVDYAWSLANQHWFGELAWCKGNSLALLQGWMMQLSQTVSMGLLYRHYARSYHAFYANGFGVSGETANETGGYLATEIRRPRLQLNAYADVFHFPWWRYQISGPVTGMDDLIRVAYQPVKASDRTLTTRLQLRYRLKARDLKTPSGKVPVPTHLWQSQLGWQWEQGSWQLAWRGFYHVFRQTDSLHQRGMAMYGEFGQHAGRRLSWNTRLAWFHVPGYEARIYVYEQSVLYLYSYPFYYHTGWRAYLNLRYKPGRHLTLELHGATTWYTDQQQIGSGLDRIDGSKKYQLVFQILSNW, encoded by the coding sequence ATGCATGCGCTACTCTCTGCCGTGGTGCTCTCCATGGCTATATTATGCCCTGTGGCACGGGCATGGGCTCAGCAATCCGGTGATGACCTGCCCACCATACTTGAATCCCTGGATGATGAACAGTTAGGCGCCGATGAAACGAATGAGCATGTGGAGGAATGGGCCTCGGAGCTACAGTTTTACCTGCAACATCCGCTTGATCTGAATGAAGTTACGGCCGAACAGTTATCGGTGTTTCCCTTTTTGAATCCCTTACAGGTTCAGGCTTTTCTCAGCTATCGGAAACTGTTAGGTCCCTTGTCGAGTGTGTATGAGCTGCAGGCTATTCCCGGATGGGATGTGACCACCATTCACAAACTGCTCCCTTTCGTGCGTGTTGCCGGTCAATCTCCGCAGTCGCTGGGCCTCTCGCAAAAACCCGCTTTTCAGGGATTGACGCGTTATCAACGTGTATTTCCCCGATCCTGGGGATATATCAAATCCACGGGGAGCCGATACATGGGAGCTCCCGATGCCTGGCTCATCAAGGTGCAAGGCCGGGGTGAGCGCTATCGAGCAGGATTGATGGCTGAAAAAGATGCGGGAGAACCGCTGTTTCGCAGCTTCAACACCAGAGGCTTTGATCATTATGGCGCTTATCTGGAAATCAAGGGCAGGGGCATCGGACAACAGGTGTTGCTGGGCGATTATGAGGTGAATCTGGGCCAGGGCTTGATCAGCTGGCAGAGTTTTAGTCTGAGCCACTCGGCCTACAGCCTGCAAATGGAGAAAAGCGCTTCAGCTTTGCGCCCGCACAGCGGCACAGCAGAATATGGATATTATCGAGGCATTGCTTTTCACCTCCGTGAAGGCCGATGGCAACAGGTAGCCTTTGTGTCGCTTACCTCCCCCGGGGCCTACTGGGATAGTACCGATGGGCATCGCATCATCACATCCTGGGATCAAACGGGCTATCACCGCACGCTCACCGAAAGCACGCACCGCAGAGTGGCTCAGCTTTTTGCAACTGGTGGCCGCATAGGCTATGATTTTCCTTCTGGACATCTGGCCCTGAATGGGGTGTATCATCGGCTTACCGTGCCTGTGCTCAGAAGCCAGCAAACCTATAACCAGTATGCTTTTGCAGGCGACGTGCTGTATAATGTCAGTGTGGATTATGCATGGAGTCTGGCCAATCAACACTGGTTCGGGGAGCTGGCCTGGTGTAAGGGCAACAGCCTGGCGCTCCTGCAGGGCTGGATGATGCAGCTCAGCCAGACGGTAAGCATGGGCCTGCTCTACCGCCACTATGCCCGCTCTTATCATGCTTTTTATGCCAATGGTTTTGGGGTAAGCGGGGAAACAGCCAATGAAACAGGTGGATATCTCGCTACAGAGATCCGCAGGCCACGGCTCCAGCTGAACGCGTATGCCGATGTGTTTCATTTTCCCTGGTGGCGCTATCAGATCAGCGGGCCCGTAACGGGCATGGACGACCTGATTCGCGTAGCCTATCAGCCTGTAAAGGCGTCAGATCGTACCCTCACCACGCGGCTTCAATTGCGCTACCGCCTGAAAGCCCGCGATTTGAAAACGCCTTCCGGCAAAGTACCCGTGCCCACCCATCTCTGGCAATCGCAGCTGGGCTGGCAATGGGAGCAGGGCTCCTGGCAACTGGCCTGGCGGGGTTTCTATCATGTTTTCCGGCAAACCGATAGCCTGCATCAGCGCGGTATGGCCATGTATGGCGAGTTTGGCCAGCATGCAGGGAGGCGCCTGTCCTGGAATACCCGGCTGGCCTGGTTTCATGTGCCTGGCTATGAAGCCCGGATCTATGTGTACGAGCAATCGGTGCTTTACCTCTATAGCTATCCATTTTACTATCACACGGGCTGGCGGGCCTATCTGAACCTGCGCTACAAGCCTGGCCGGCATTTGACGCTGGAGCTGCACGGAGCCACTACCTGGTATACCGATCAACAGCAAATCGGATCGGGGTTAGATCGGATTGATGGATCGAAAAAATATCAGCTGGTTTTCCAGATATTATCAAACTGGTAG